In Paenibacillus sp. BIC5C1, a genomic segment contains:
- a CDS encoding GNAT family N-acetyltransferase, which yields MTTAVTIHPATEADHEEIVHILIESYSEYRETFQTQEQWEHYLKDIRESPSNPYIKQLWIAKIDNQIVGTVQLFETAHKAYPNFELPIDYPFIRLLGVDPKWRGHGIARELLQQCVESAKHMGKNTVYLYTGGQMVNAIRLYERFGFVEDPEFSSESGGGKAICYRYDS from the coding sequence ATGACAACGGCAGTAACGATTCATCCCGCTACAGAAGCTGACCATGAAGAAATTGTACATATTCTCATTGAAAGTTACTCCGAGTACCGGGAGACATTCCAAACACAGGAACAATGGGAACATTATTTGAAGGATATTCGGGAATCGCCGAGCAATCCTTACATCAAGCAATTATGGATTGCCAAAATAGATAATCAGATTGTCGGAACGGTCCAATTGTTCGAGACCGCGCATAAGGCTTACCCGAACTTCGAGTTGCCTATTGATTATCCGTTTATTCGACTGTTGGGCGTCGATCCCAAGTGGAGAGGTCACGGTATTGCCAGAGAACTGCTTCAACAATGCGTTGAATCTGCCAAACACATGGGCAAAAATACGGTGTATTTATATACGGGGGGTCAGATGGTCAACGCGATTCGATTATACGAACGTTTCGGTTTTGTAGAAGACCCGGAATTCAGTTCCGAGAGTGGCGGAGGCAAAGCGATCTGCTACCGTTATGATTCATAA
- a CDS encoding AraC family transcriptional regulator: MQKPLEHYLCGKFITEGNWSHMKRSMPVHEVILMLEGEMYIAEEDEQFVVRANDLLFLRAGRTHYGYQISDAPVSFYWVHYDSIEEEFDQYPTHATIQVPSTANQLFKQLLHSSSFSPEEADAALLLLLKELERNTQAGYRPHNAIVDHICKWVDIHLHTDITVGKIAESFNFNKDYISKMVKREKGIGLKTYILTERIRRAKQMLLNTNASVKEIAGQCGFSDYKLFLRMFKQYEGNTPTEYRNNLYSTQLNRL, encoded by the coding sequence CATTATCTGTGCGGCAAGTTCATAACCGAAGGCAATTGGAGCCATATGAAACGCAGCATGCCTGTTCACGAGGTCATTTTGATGTTGGAGGGCGAGATGTACATTGCGGAGGAGGACGAGCAGTTCGTGGTTCGGGCTAATGATCTGCTGTTTCTGAGAGCTGGGCGCACCCATTATGGCTATCAGATCAGCGATGCTCCCGTCAGCTTTTATTGGGTTCATTATGATTCAATTGAGGAAGAGTTCGACCAGTATCCCACCCATGCGACTATTCAGGTTCCGTCCACCGCCAATCAGCTGTTCAAGCAATTGCTGCATAGTTCATCGTTCTCACCGGAAGAAGCAGACGCAGCATTGCTGCTGCTGCTCAAAGAACTGGAACGCAACACACAGGCTGGTTATCGACCGCATAATGCGATCGTTGACCACATCTGCAAGTGGGTGGATATTCATCTGCATACCGACATTACGGTGGGTAAGATTGCTGAGTCTTTTAATTTTAACAAGGACTATATCTCCAAAATGGTGAAACGTGAGAAAGGCATTGGGCTCAAAACCTATATCCTCACGGAACGGATTCGCCGGGCCAAGCAAATGCTGCTCAATACCAATGCCAGTGTGAAAGAAATTGCAGGACAATGCGGTTTTTCGGATTACAAACTCTTCCTGCGCATGTTCAAACAATACGAAGGCAACACACCTACCGAATATCGCAATAATTTGTATTCCACACAGCTCAACCGTCTATAA